A portion of the Zetaproteobacteria bacterium genome contains these proteins:
- a CDS encoding VWA domain-containing protein → MAFHFLRPWWLLSLPLIAGVIWLLLRRDGAHRSPWQAVCDPALLDALLIGCDAPRRNRWMALLGAGLLLAAIALAGPAWHRLPQPLFRQQQALVILLDLSRSMLAGDLKPNRLTRAKEKLTDLLARRKEGETALIVYAAEPFVVVPLTDDTRVIAQQLPVLRPEMMPAQGSRLDLALDKAQQLLANGGVAHGQVVVLTDSAESGAKAAARLRRHGHRVSLLGFGTRDGAPIPGEGGFVTDAGGNIVIARSDWSAMERISRAGGGLFARATLDDRDLDRLTPLLAPRHDAQPRPKARQALGDRWREEGVWLLPPLLLLAALAFRRGWLLTLLMVLMLPPQPASAMERSDWWRNRDQQGMALLEQGRAKEAAGRFLDRRWRAVAHYRAGEFAAAARALDHPATADDWYNRGNALAKAGHLAQAIAAYDQALKLAPDMEDAAFNRALVRRLLRRNQTESAQGGSRNNKGDAHQQQSQRQRHAEANRPGRQPKQSDRDKGDTGQQSKPQRSVRQGGQKDQQKPTQHAGQSLKKEQHDAQAAQQRSRPEQRDKNRPADARQAHTMAGEQPQQPSATPDHRAEALRRLEQQQARRMWLRRVPDDPGGLLRRKFHYQYRRRVHHQETTPW, encoded by the coding sequence ATGGCGTTCCACTTCCTGCGGCCGTGGTGGCTGTTGAGCCTGCCGCTCATCGCCGGAGTAATCTGGCTGCTGCTGCGCCGCGATGGTGCCCACCGCTCCCCCTGGCAGGCGGTGTGCGACCCGGCGCTGCTCGATGCCCTGCTGATCGGCTGCGACGCGCCCCGACGCAACAGGTGGATGGCGCTGCTCGGTGCCGGGCTGCTGCTGGCCGCCATCGCCCTGGCCGGACCTGCGTGGCACAGACTGCCTCAGCCGCTGTTCCGTCAGCAGCAGGCGCTGGTCATCCTGCTCGACCTCTCCCGCTCCATGCTGGCCGGCGACCTCAAGCCGAATCGCCTCACCCGGGCCAAGGAGAAGCTCACCGACCTGCTCGCCCGGCGCAAGGAGGGGGAGACCGCACTGATCGTCTACGCCGCGGAGCCGTTCGTGGTGGTGCCGCTGACCGACGACACCCGGGTCATCGCCCAGCAGTTGCCGGTGCTGCGACCGGAAATGATGCCCGCCCAAGGCTCCCGCCTCGACCTGGCACTGGATAAGGCGCAACAGCTGCTGGCCAATGGCGGCGTCGCCCACGGTCAGGTGGTGGTGCTGACCGACAGCGCCGAATCCGGTGCCAAGGCGGCAGCGCGACTGCGCCGCCACGGCCACCGGGTCAGCCTGCTCGGCTTCGGCACCCGCGATGGCGCACCGATCCCCGGCGAGGGCGGCTTCGTCACCGATGCCGGCGGCAACATCGTCATCGCCCGCAGCGACTGGTCGGCGATGGAGCGGATCAGCCGCGCCGGCGGCGGACTCTTCGCCCGCGCCACGCTCGATGATCGCGACCTCGATCGGCTGACCCCGCTGCTCGCCCCGCGCCACGACGCGCAGCCCAGGCCGAAGGCGCGCCAGGCCCTCGGCGATCGCTGGCGCGAGGAGGGGGTGTGGCTGCTGCCCCCGCTGCTGCTGCTCGCCGCCCTCGCCTTCCGCCGCGGCTGGCTGCTCACCCTGCTGATGGTGTTGATGCTGCCGCCGCAGCCAGCCTCGGCGATGGAGCGCTCCGACTGGTGGCGCAACCGCGACCAGCAGGGGATGGCCCTGCTCGAACAGGGCAGGGCGAAGGAGGCGGCAGGGCGCTTTCTCGACCGCCGCTGGCGGGCGGTGGCCCACTACCGCGCCGGGGAGTTCGCCGCCGCGGCCCGCGCGCTCGACCACCCGGCCACCGCCGACGACTGGTACAACCGGGGCAATGCGCTGGCCAAAGCCGGACATCTCGCGCAGGCGATCGCCGCCTACGACCAAGCGCTCAAGCTCGCCCCCGACATGGAGGATGCCGCCTTCAACCGCGCGCTGGTCCGACGGCTGTTGCGGCGGAACCAGACCGAAAGCGCGCAGGGCGGCAGCCGAAACAACAAGGGCGATGCCCACCAGCAGCAAAGCCAGCGGCAACGGCACGCCGAAGCCAACCGGCCGGGCCGACAACCGAAGCAATCCGATCGGGACAAGGGCGACACCGGGCAGCAGTCGAAACCGCAGCGATCCGTACGGCAGGGCGGCCAAAAAGATCAACAAAAGCCCACACAACATGCGGGCCAGAGCCTAAAGAAGGAACAACACGACGCGCAGGCCGCTCAACAGCGATCCCGCCCCGAACAGCGCGACAAGAACCGGCCGGCCGACGCCCGACAAGCGCACACCATGGCAGGAGAACAGCCGCAGCAGCCATCAGCAACGCCCGACCACCGTGCCGAAGCGCTGCGCCGGCTGGAGCAGCAGCAGGCGCGCCGGATGTGGCTGCGGCGCGTCCCCGACGACCCGGGTGGACTGCTGCGACGCAAGTTCCACTACCAGTACCGGCGGCGCGTTCACCACCAGGAGACCACCCCATGGTAG
- a CDS encoding dUTP diphosphatase: MQQIEIAIRRLPHGAGIEPPAYGSNHAAGADIRAAVEEPVTLAPGERALIPSGFAIALPDGMEAQVRPRSGLALKHGITVLNAPGTIDADYRGEVGVILINHGREPFTIQRGERIAQLVIAPCLRAAWRPVEALDETARGSGGFGSTGRA; this comes from the coding sequence ATGCAGCAGATTGAGATCGCAATCCGGCGGCTGCCCCACGGCGCGGGCATCGAGCCGCCCGCCTACGGATCGAACCACGCCGCCGGCGCCGACATCCGCGCGGCGGTGGAGGAGCCGGTCACCCTCGCCCCGGGGGAGCGCGCACTGATCCCTTCCGGCTTCGCCATCGCCCTGCCCGACGGCATGGAGGCGCAGGTGCGCCCCCGGTCCGGGCTGGCGCTCAAACACGGCATCACCGTGCTCAACGCACCGGGAACCATCGATGCCGATTACCGTGGCGAGGTGGGAGTGATCCTGATCAACCACGGTCGGGAGCCGTTCACCATCCAGCGCGGCGAGCGCATCGCCCAACTGGTGATCGCTCCCTGCCTGCGGGCGGCCTGGCGACCGGTGGAGGCGCTGGATGAGACCGCGCGCGGCAGCGGCGGCTTCGGCAGCACCGGCCGCGCCTGA